The following is a genomic window from Terriglobia bacterium.
AATGGGTGTTTAGCCCTTTCTCTCGATTGTGTCGCGCCCTCCCCACCCCAACGCACGAAGCGTGCGTCGGGGACCCCGGCTTCGGGGCTCACCATCATACTCTTCGCTTTTCCCGACCTCACGGTCGGGGCTAGGCTGTATCGCGCCTTCGGCGCTTTGGGTAATGCCGAACCGCAGACCCTCGGGTATTTTAGGGAACGGAAGAGATGAGATCCGGTGTGTCGCTCCCTTGTGTCGCGCCCTCCCCACCCCAACGCACGAAGCTTACCCCGACCTCACGGTCGGGGCTAGGCTGTGTCGCGCCTTCGGCGCTTTGAGTAATCTCGCCGGAGAATCCAGAACATGGAATCGGTCGGCAACCGAAAAGAGGCGCAGCCGAAGGCGCAGCGGTCCACTCGCTTCTAGAAAACAGAGACAGTTTTTAGGACGATGAACTATTTCGCGCTTGATATAGCGAATAAAATACGATATGCTAGCGACTAGCGTCTAGCTGCTGGCAACTAGCTTGAAGCAAAACCGCAAGAAAAACCGCGCCGCCCAGGCGGATGCTTGGTTTGAGGCTCTTTGAAAACCAGTGATTTCGCTCAAGAGGACCCAAGCGTCTGTGCCTGAAAGAGTTAGCAGTAGATATTACTACTAAGGCAACAGTTGGGTCACCGTTGGGTCGAATGGAATAAAGCCCTGTGTTTGCAACACGCATCTTAGGGGAGGGGTGGGGGTGGGAGTAACCGAGTGGTGATTGACAAGGTGGTTAATGGATCGCCAAAATCGGAAAAACCCTTAACCGCAGAGGACGCAGAGGTCGCAAAGGAAGACACCGGCAGGAGTGCCGGTGCCACACGGGCATCGTTAGTCCACCTTCTCCCTTCCCATCAACCACCTCTTCGCCACTTCCACCATCGCCAGATACAGAATCGCGGCGATCGCCAGGAAGCCGAAATACATGGCGGGCAGCGGGGTGAAGCCCAGGTCGCGAGCCAGCGGCGTATAAGGAAGGACCATCCCGATGATGACGATGGCCAGCGTGGTGATGGTAAGCGCGCCACTGGGACGGCTACGCAGCGGGTTTCCGGCGGTGCGAATCACGAACAGCACCAGGGTCTGCGTCGCCAGCGATTCGACGAACCATCCGGTATGGAACTCGGCTTCAGGGGCGTGCAGAAAATGCAGAAGCACGTAAAAGGTGAGAAAGTCGAAGAGCGAACTGATGGGCCCGATGAAGATCATGAAGTTGCGGACCAGGCTGATGTCCCAGCGCTGCGGCTTGCGCACGTAACTTTCGTCCACGTTGTCCGTGGGGATAGTGACTTGCGCCATGTCATACATAAAATTGTTGAGCAGGATCTGCGTGGGCAGCATGGGCAGGAACGGCAGAAACAATGACGCGCCGGCCATGCTGAGCATGTTGCCGAAATTGGAACTGGTGCCCATGAGCAGATACTTCATCACGTTGCCGAAAGCTTTGCGGCCTTCCAGGATGCCGTCATGCAGAACGCGAAGGCCGGGCTGCAGCAGGATGATGTCGGCGGCGTCGCGGGCCACGTCCACAGCGGTGGAGACGGAGATGCCGACGTCGGCCGAATGCAGCGAAGGCGCGTCATTGATGCCGTCACCCATGTATCCCACAACGTGGCTGCGGCGCTTGAGCGCCAGGATGATACGGTTCTTCTGCGCCGGCGAAACGCGCGCGAACACCGTAGTCTGCTCCGCAACGTGCGCCAGCGCCAGGTCGGTCATGCGGTCCAGGTCGTCGCCCAGCACGATCTCGCCGGCGTCCACGCCAACTTCTTTGCAGATGTGGCCGGTGACCAGGTCGCTGTCGCCGGTGATGATCTTTACTTCCACGCCGTCGCGTTTCAGGTCGGCGATGGCATCGGCCGCTTCGGTCAACGGCGGATCGCCAAACGCGAGAAAGCCAGCCAGCGTGAGATCGCGTTCGTCAGCGACGGAGTACGCCGCCTCGACCGGCGGTTTGGCATACGCCAAGGCCAGCACGCGGAAACCCTGCCCGCTCAGCGTTTCATAGGTTTTGTGGCAGCCAGCAAGAACAGCTGCGTCAGCGGGAACGGTTTTGCCGCCGATCTCGTACGCTGTAAGCAACGGGAAGATTCCTTCGGGCGACCCTTTGGTGATCAGCAGGCGATCCCCGGCTTGGTCTTTGGTTTGCTCCACGACAATGGACAGGCGCCGCCGCTCAAAGTCGAAAGGAATCTCGTCGCGTTTTTCGTAGCCTGCGGTCCCGGGATCGCCTTTCTGCAGAATCGCCGCATCCAGCGGGCTGCGGATGCCGGTCTCAAATTTGCTGTTGAGATAGGCCAGCAGGAAAGCCCGTTCTGACGGCGCGCCGTTGGGGTCCACGGAACTTTCCAGCACCATGTTGCCGGTGGTAAGAGTTCCAGTCTTGTCGCTGCACAGCACGTCAATGCTGCCGAAGTTCTGGATGGCGGAAAGATGCTTGACGATGACTTTCTTGCGGGCCATCACAACGGCGCCCTTGGCCAGAGTGACGGAGGTGATCATGGGAAGAAATTCCGGCGTAAGGCCAACCGCCAGGGCCACGGCAAACAGCAGCGACTGAAAAGGATTGTGATGAAGAACGATACTGACCACGATCAGGAAAAGCACCAGAAAGATGATGGCGCGCATGATCAACATGCCAAAGCGGCGCAGCCCCTGGTCGAAGGGCGTCTCCGCGGGCCGTTGCGCCAGGCGCTCAGCAATATCGCCGAACGCCGTCCGCGGGCCAGTGGCCACCACCACGGCCGTGGCCGTACCGCTCACAATGGACGTGCCCAGAAAGACCATGTTTCTGGCGTCGGGAGAGGACGATGCCGCGTCGCCGGTGGCGTCCTTCTCAGAAGGAAGGGACTCCCCGGTGAGCGAGGCCTGCTGCGCGTACAAATCGCGCTCTTCCAGGAGCCGGGCGTCGGCGGGAACCAGGTCGCCGGCGGCAAGCCGGATGATGTCGTCGGGCACAACGTCACGCCGCGGGATGTCCTGCCAGCGGCCGTCGCGCAGAACGGTGGCCGTGGGCGCCACCCGCGCGTTCAGGTCCTCAATGGCCCGTTGCGATTTGTAGGTCTGATAGAAGTTTACGGCAATGCCAACCAGCACCATCACTACGATGATGACGGCATCCACCAACTGGCCGAGAAAACCGGACAGCACCGCGGCCAGCAGCAGAATTATGACGAGAGGATTGAGAAACAGGAGCAGCAGCTCAGCGAGCGGAGACCGGCGCAACTGTGGCTTGGGATCGTTCGGCCCAAATTGTTTGAGCCGTTCCGCGGCTTGTTGCGATGTCAGGCCCGGTTTGGGTTGCCCGGACGCCCGGGCCGGCACCGGCATTTCAGAGACTTCTGGCATCCACTCCGCTCAGGAGAGCCGTCAGCCGCAAACTCTCACCGGCAGGTTAGCACAGGACAATGCGCCGCCGATATCACCCGATATGCCACGCTGGACCGCAACTGGAACCCCGGCAAGAACGCGCTCCTGATGCCCAGGGCGATCAGGTCTGTGCTGTGCTTGCGCGCATGCGTCAGGACGGTCTGCACGGTATCGCCAAACTCGATCACAAATTCCGGTTTGACGTCGCCAAAGAGCGGCTGGTACATGTGCATCATGCTTCTGCGCACCGGCTCGGCGAGCATTTTAGCGTCAGGGTTGGTGGCGGCATCTTCCGGCATCACATGCAGAACGGTAACTGTGGCGCCATAAGCCTTGGCGAGCTGCACCACGTACGGCAACGAACGCGTGCTCTCTTCGGACAAATCCGTAGGGACCAGAATGCGCTTGAATCCCAGGTCCGTACGGACCGCCACATCAGGCCCCACGGTCAATACCGGGCAAGTGGCGACGCGGCAGATCTCTTCCACGGCGGAGCCCAGCAGCAAGCGGCGGACCCCGGTTCGGCCATGCGTCCCGGCCACCACCAGGTTGATCTTGTTGTCGGCGATCTCGCGGCTGAGTTCGTCAGCCAGCAGGCCTGAAGGCATCAGCGACTTGGCAGTAATGCCGCCGAGTGTGGGCGAGCCGAGCAGGTTCTTGAGTTCTCGCGCCGAGCTTTCATTCTCCGACTGGTAGAGATAAGGCGCGGCTTCCGGCGCGCCGATCGCCAGTGACGAAGGCGTGATGATGTGACAAACGAACACGCGTGACCCGAATTTGCGGGCCAGGCCGGCGGCCCAGGGCAGCGCTTTCATGGAAAACGCGGAGAAATCGGTGGCCAGCAGAATATTGTCGAATGTTGAAGCCTTGGTGGTTTCAGCCGCTGGAGCCGGGCTGGGGGCGATAACACTGGGAGTGGACATATTCCCTCCTCTCCTATTTAACTTTCAACTGTATCCCCGCCGGTGTCCCATTCGATGTGACTCTAATCACATCTTGCGCGAGAGGCCAAAATAGTGCCGCCCGCAGATTTTGCGAAATCTACAGAGCGAAACCGGCATCTTAACCAATGAGATCTTTCACTTGAAACGCATCGCGCTCATCGTCGTAGGCTGGGGGTTCCTGCTGCTCGGGATCGCCGGCTTGTTTCTCCCAATTCTGCAGGGGATTCTGTTCATTCTGGTCGGCCTGACCATCCTGGCCACCGAGTATCATTGGGCCCGCCGCTGGATTACCAAACTTCGGCAGCGCTACCCGGCAATGGACGGCAAGCTCCGCAAGTTCCTGGGCAAGAAAGCCAAATACATCCCCGGCCATGAACCGGCCGTGGACGATCAATAATTCGCTTGGTCCTTTACCCCGCCAGCGCTGGCTCCAGCGTTATGACTTCTTCAGAGAACGGATTCTGCAGGTCGCGAATGCTATACGTGGTCCGGATCTCAGCGCCGCTTTTCTGGACCATGGCTCCCACCGAACAGTACTTGTTCTCAGACAGGTGGATCGCGTCCTCTACGGCGCGGGCATCAATGTTGCGCCCAGTGACGGTGTGATGGATGTGCACCGTCGTAAACACCTGCGGCGGCGACTGCCGCTGTTCAGCGTCCACGGAAACCTCGTAAGCCGATACATCCTGGTGCTTCTTGTTGGTCAGCACGGTGATGACATCAAACGCGGTGCATCCCGCCAGGGCGCCGGCCAGCAATTCAATGGGCTTGGGGCCGGTGTGTCCAACGGCATCGTCAATGATCAAATGATGCCCTGAGCCAGTTTCCATGGTGAATTGGCGTGTCGCCGGGAAATTGAGCCTTACTTTGGCTTGTACCATTGGCCACCTCCATGAATTCTCTCCAAGGATCGCTCACAACTTGCACGAACACAGTGATTTGGATCACTCACGTCCCAGCTTTTGCGGCCGCGCTCTCATTCAGGCTTGTGACATGCATCACGGACGCCGGGCAGGCGTAGGGCGAATAATCGCTTTTTGAATAGTGGCGAGCAGGAGAACGCGATGCCAAAATGTTTGTCAAACCAGAAAGAGCGGCAGAAGGAACAGCGGGCCATAGTGGGCGCACAGCGGGGTGAGCCGGGCGGCTTCCAATATCTTTACGAGAAGTACAGAACCTATGTTTACAGCCTCTGCCTGCGGATGACGCACGATCCCGCCCTGGCGGAAGACCTCACCCAGGACATCTTTCTCCACGTGTGGCGCAAAATCTCATCGTTCAAAGGGACCGCCCTGTTCCGGACCTGGCTGTATCGCGTTGCGGCCAACATGGTGCTGCTCTATTTCCGCCGCCACAAGATGAACACTTTTTCGCTGGACAATGAAACCCTGGCGTTTACTGAAATCCACATGGCGGAAAGCACTCCTCAGCCGGACATGGAAGAAAACATCTCTCTCC
Proteins encoded in this region:
- a CDS encoding PGPGW domain-containing protein yields the protein MKRIALIVVGWGFLLLGIAGLFLPILQGILFILVGLTILATEYHWARRWITKLRQRYPAMDGKLRKFLGKKAKYIPGHEPAVDDQ
- a CDS encoding universal stress protein; protein product: MSTPSVIAPSPAPAAETTKASTFDNILLATDFSAFSMKALPWAAGLARKFGSRVFVCHIITPSSLAIGAPEAAPYLYQSENESSARELKNLLGSPTLGGITAKSLMPSGLLADELSREIADNKINLVVAGTHGRTGVRRLLLGSAVEEICRVATCPVLTVGPDVAVRTDLGFKRILVPTDLSEESTRSLPYVVQLAKAYGATVTVLHVMPEDAATNPDAKMLAEPVRRSMMHMYQPLFGDVKPEFVIEFGDTVQTVLTHARKHSTDLIALGIRSAFLPGFQLRSSVAYRVISAAHCPVLTCR
- a CDS encoding OsmC family protein, producing MVQAKVRLNFPATRQFTMETGSGHHLIIDDAVGHTGPKPIELLAGALAGCTAFDVITVLTNKKHQDVSAYEVSVDAEQRQSPPQVFTTVHIHHTVTGRNIDARAVEDAIHLSENKYCSVGAMVQKSGAEIRTTYSIRDLQNPFSEEVITLEPALAG
- a CDS encoding sigma-70 family RNA polymerase sigma factor; translated protein: MPKCLSNQKERQKEQRAIVGAQRGEPGGFQYLYEKYRTYVYSLCLRMTHDPALAEDLTQDIFLHVWRKISSFKGTALFRTWLYRVAANMVLLYFRRHKMNTFSLDNETLAFTEIHMAESTPQPDMEENISLRRTLGELAPRYRRVLMLHDVHGYRHEDISHLLGITSGASRSQLHKARVKLRVALGPRTKIKVGKLHSIEPAIGAVAA
- the mgtA gene encoding magnesium-translocating P-type ATPase; the encoded protein is MPEVSEMPVPARASGQPKPGLTSQQAAERLKQFGPNDPKPQLRRSPLAELLLLFLNPLVIILLLAAVLSGFLGQLVDAVIIVVMVLVGIAVNFYQTYKSQRAIEDLNARVAPTATVLRDGRWQDIPRRDVVPDDIIRLAAGDLVPADARLLEERDLYAQQASLTGESLPSEKDATGDAASSSPDARNMVFLGTSIVSGTATAVVVATGPRTAFGDIAERLAQRPAETPFDQGLRRFGMLIMRAIIFLVLFLIVVSIVLHHNPFQSLLFAVALAVGLTPEFLPMITSVTLAKGAVVMARKKVIVKHLSAIQNFGSIDVLCSDKTGTLTTGNMVLESSVDPNGAPSERAFLLAYLNSKFETGIRSPLDAAILQKGDPGTAGYEKRDEIPFDFERRRLSIVVEQTKDQAGDRLLITKGSPEGIFPLLTAYEIGGKTVPADAAVLAGCHKTYETLSGQGFRVLALAYAKPPVEAAYSVADERDLTLAGFLAFGDPPLTEAADAIADLKRDGVEVKIITGDSDLVTGHICKEVGVDAGEIVLGDDLDRMTDLALAHVAEQTTVFARVSPAQKNRIILALKRRSHVVGYMGDGINDAPSLHSADVGISVSTAVDVARDAADIILLQPGLRVLHDGILEGRKAFGNVMKYLLMGTSSNFGNMLSMAGASLFLPFLPMLPTQILLNNFMYDMAQVTIPTDNVDESYVRKPQRWDISLVRNFMIFIGPISSLFDFLTFYVLLHFLHAPEAEFHTGWFVESLATQTLVLFVIRTAGNPLRSRPSGALTITTLAIVIIGMVLPYTPLARDLGFTPLPAMYFGFLAIAAILYLAMVEVAKRWLMGREKVD